From one [Chlorobium] sp. 445 genomic stretch:
- a CDS encoding phosphatidate cytidylyltransferase: MAKTAASQAQIDYYNELARKAIHVCSIAIPLIYYHIPRKLALVLLTILFLGFFLVDLLKMFSKPIAVWYFKTFGALLRPHEKDETKKRFNGATFVTMSALLSVALFPKMIAISSFAILIVADTAAALVGRKFGKIPLFSKTVEGSIAFFVAAVLVVLLTPNLNLVVGIGLAIVATIAEVVPLRMMGYTIDDNLTIPLASATFAYVCYIIFLPDEIALLRVGE, translated from the coding sequence ATCGCAAAAACTGCCGCAAGTCAAGCACAAATTGACTACTACAACGAACTTGCGCGCAAAGCTATTCACGTCTGTTCGATTGCCATCCCACTGATTTATTATCACATTCCGAGAAAACTTGCGCTGGTCTTGCTCACGATTCTGTTCCTAGGCTTTTTCTTAGTGGATTTGCTCAAGATGTTTTCAAAGCCGATTGCTGTGTGGTATTTCAAAACTTTTGGTGCGCTGCTTCGACCTCATGAAAAAGATGAAACAAAGAAACGCTTCAATGGAGCAACCTTCGTAACAATGTCGGCACTGCTAAGCGTTGCACTGTTTCCAAAAATGATTGCGATTAGCTCATTTGCAATTTTGATTGTGGCTGATACTGCAGCAGCATTGGTCGGCAGAAAATTTGGAAAGATCCCGCTTTTCTCAAAGACAGTGGAGGGCAGTATTGCATTTTTTGTGGCGGCGGTGCTTGTAGTGCTGCTGACACCAAATCTAAATCTCGTGGTGGGTATTGGGCTAGCAATAGTAGCAACAATTGCTGAAGTTGTGCCGCTGAGAATGATGGGCTATACAATAGATGACAACCTGACTATTCCTTTAGCCTCTGCGACATTTGCTTATGTGTGCTACATCATCTTTCTGCCAGATGAGATTGCACTGCTGAGAGTGGGAGAATAA
- a CDS encoding 3-hydroxybutyryl-CoA dehydrogenase (converts (S)-3-hydroxybutanoyl-CoA to 3-acetoacetyl-CoA): MDIHRIAVVGGGTMGNGIAHVFAQFGYPTMLVDIKQEFLDRALQTISTNLDRQIKKGTLTEEQKAQTLQRICTSTDLATAVKDADLVIEAVNENLELKQSIFRALDEHTKPTAILASNTSSISLTKLAAATRRPAQVIGMHFMNPVPVMKLVEVIRALQTSDATFAAIEATAKAIGKVPVSCNDYPGFISNRVLMPMINEAIQCVYENVATPEAIDEIMKLGMAHPMGPLTLADFIGLDVCLAIMEVLYEGFNDSKYRPSPLLKNMVAAGYLGRKSGRGFYKYD, translated from the coding sequence ATGGACATTCATCGCATTGCTGTCGTTGGCGGCGGTACAATGGGCAACGGCATTGCTCATGTCTTCGCACAATTTGGCTACCCCACTATGCTGGTCGACATCAAGCAAGAGTTTTTAGACCGTGCGCTTCAAACGATTTCAACGAATCTGGATCGACAAATCAAAAAAGGCACACTCACTGAAGAGCAAAAAGCGCAAACCTTGCAGCGTATTTGCACAAGCACCGATTTGGCTACTGCAGTTAAAGATGCTGACCTTGTCATTGAAGCCGTCAATGAAAATCTTGAACTCAAGCAGTCGATTTTTCGTGCGCTCGATGAACACACTAAACCCACAGCGATTCTTGCTTCTAACACTAGCTCAATTTCGCTCACAAAACTTGCTGCTGCCACCCGGCGTCCTGCGCAAGTGATTGGCATGCACTTTATGAATCCTGTGCCTGTGATGAAACTCGTCGAAGTTATTCGCGCACTTCAAACTTCCGATGCCACCTTCGCTGCTATTGAAGCTACGGCTAAAGCCATTGGCAAAGTGCCCGTTTCTTGCAACGACTATCCCGGATTTATTTCCAACCGTGTACTGATGCCCATGATTAACGAAGCTATTCAGTGTGTCTATGAAAACGTGGCAACACCCGAAGCCATCGACGAAATTATGAAATTAGGCATGGCACACCCGATGGGACCGCTCACTTTGGCTGATTTTATCGGATTAGATGTGTGCCTTGCGATTATGGAAGTGCTCTACGAAGGCTTCAACGACTCTAAGTATCGTCCCTCACCTCTTCTGAAAAATATGGTTGCAGCTGGGTATTTAGGACGCAAGTCTGGCAGAGGATTTTACAAGTATGACTAG
- a CDS encoding protease, translating to MPKKILMLVGDYVEDYEVMVPFQTLLTVGHQVHAVCPDKKAGDVVRTSIHDFEGDQTYTEKRGHNFKLNATFADVKPEDYDALFICGGRAPEYIRLNSKVIEIAQHFAKHNKPIGSVCHGVQVLTAANVVAGKKISAYPACAPEVNMAGGHYEQIAMDEAIVDGNIVSSPAWPSHPALLSKFLELLGTKIMHEEGAMA from the coding sequence ATGCCAAAGAAAATCTTGATGCTTGTCGGCGACTATGTCGAGGACTATGAAGTGATGGTGCCCTTTCAAACCCTATTGACGGTAGGGCATCAAGTTCATGCGGTTTGCCCCGATAAGAAAGCAGGCGATGTGGTGCGCACCTCAATTCACGACTTTGAAGGCGACCAAACCTACACTGAAAAGCGTGGTCATAACTTCAAGCTCAATGCCACATTTGCAGATGTCAAGCCAGAAGACTACGATGCCCTTTTCATCTGCGGTGGACGTGCACCAGAGTACATTCGGCTCAATTCAAAAGTGATTGAGATCGCTCAACATTTTGCAAAGCATAACAAACCGATTGGGTCTGTGTGTCACGGCGTACAAGTCTTGACTGCAGCGAACGTGGTAGCAGGCAAGAAAATTTCTGCTTATCCAGCATGCGCTCCTGAAGTCAACATGGCAGGGGGACACTACGAGCAAATTGCAATGGATGAAGCGATTGTCGATGGCAATATCGTCTCTTCACCAGCTTGGCCTTCTCATCCGGCACTGCTTTCGAAGTTTCTTGAACTTTTGGGCACAAAGATCATGCATGAAGAAGGCGCAATGGCATAA